The following proteins come from a genomic window of Bradyrhizobium paxllaeri:
- a CDS encoding DUF2889 domain-containing protein: MSLENANKSRRLMHTRSVECEGFLRDDGLWEVEAWLRDTKPFTQRADRFREELKPGDPVHDIGLRLAIDEGMIIREAETMMRATPYPTCIEVEPILQRLVGERIGPGWRETVRRKIGRLETCTHLMELLGPAVTTLYQTMSYGRKPDGRDTLENQQNSGERPFFIGGCHSWRTDGPVVAAMFPQFATGPAPKD; this comes from the coding sequence ATGTCTCTGGAAAATGCCAACAAATCGCGCCGCCTGATGCACACGCGATCGGTCGAGTGCGAAGGCTTTCTGCGCGACGACGGGCTCTGGGAAGTCGAAGCCTGGCTGCGGGACACAAAGCCCTTCACCCAGCGCGCCGATCGGTTTCGCGAGGAATTGAAGCCGGGCGATCCCGTGCATGACATCGGGCTTCGGCTCGCCATCGACGAAGGCATGATCATTCGCGAGGCTGAGACGATGATGCGCGCCACGCCCTACCCGACCTGCATCGAGGTCGAGCCGATCCTGCAGCGACTGGTCGGCGAGCGCATCGGCCCGGGCTGGCGCGAAACGGTGCGGCGCAAGATCGGCCGTCTGGAGACCTGCACGCATCTGATGGAATTGCTCGGCCCCGCCGTGACCACGCTGTACCAGACCATGTCCTACGGCAGGAAGCCGGACGGTCGCGACACGCTGGAGAACCAGCAGAACTCCGGCGAGCGGCCGTTCTTCATCGGCGGCTGCCATTCCTGGCGCACCGACGGACCCGTCGTCGCCGCGATGTTCCCGCAGTTCGCGACCGGGCCGGCGCCGAAGGATTAA
- the hyfB gene encoding hydrogenase 4 subunit B, translating to MSAVALQMICVAALLGLAVLAIAISRSKISTAVIYGATLAVSAIAVAGALRGLLGGAGASTLTLPVGLPWLGAHFRLDALAAFFLVVVNLGGASASLYGLGYGHHDPAPHRVLPFFPAFLAGMHLVVLADDAFSYLLCWEFMSLASWALVMAHHREPGNARAGYVYLVMASFGTLALLLAFGLLAGPAGDYGFAAIRAAQHTPYAATLVLVLMLLGAGSKAGLVPLHVWLPLAHPAAPSHVSALMSGVMTKVAIYGFIRVMFDLLGQPGWPAGAVVLFLGSITAVMGILYAMMEKDLKRLLAYSTIENIGIVFVSLGLAMAFQANGLKAAAALAFTAALLHALNHSFFKSLLFFGAGAVLNATGERNMDKLGGLIHRMPFTSFAVLVGCVAISALPPFNGFVSEWLIFQAVLQSPELPQWTLKIMVPAVGAMLALAAALAAACFVKTYGVTFLGRPRSTAAEEAHEVDRFSLVAMFILAALCLLAGILPGLAIDALAPVATQILGGRMPAQAVQPWLSIVPIAESRSSYNGLLVMVFITASSSLAVYVIHRFASHALRRGPAWGCGFTDATPAAQYSSVSFAQPIRRVFGTLVFHARDHVTMPPPGDLRPARLRIELHDLVWSRMYAPIADAVGFLSMRLNRLQFLTIRRYLSLVFATLVTLLLVLAIWT from the coding sequence ATGTCGGCCGTCGCCCTGCAAATGATCTGTGTCGCCGCATTGCTCGGACTGGCCGTGCTGGCGATCGCTATCAGCCGGTCGAAGATCTCCACAGCCGTTATCTACGGCGCGACGCTGGCCGTATCGGCGATTGCAGTGGCCGGCGCATTGCGCGGCCTGCTCGGCGGCGCCGGTGCCAGCACACTCACCTTGCCGGTGGGATTGCCGTGGCTCGGCGCGCATTTCCGCCTCGACGCACTGGCCGCGTTCTTTCTCGTCGTCGTCAATCTGGGCGGGGCGTCGGCAAGCCTGTACGGCCTCGGCTACGGCCATCACGATCCCGCGCCGCACCGCGTATTGCCATTCTTCCCGGCCTTTCTCGCCGGTATGCACCTCGTGGTGCTTGCGGACGACGCCTTCTCCTACCTGCTGTGCTGGGAGTTCATGTCGCTGGCGTCGTGGGCGCTGGTCATGGCGCATCATCGCGAGCCGGGCAATGCCAGGGCCGGGTACGTCTATCTCGTGATGGCCAGCTTCGGTACGCTCGCGCTGCTGCTCGCCTTCGGCCTGCTGGCAGGGCCGGCGGGAGATTACGGATTTGCCGCCATTCGCGCCGCGCAGCACACGCCCTATGCCGCGACGCTGGTACTGGTACTGATGCTGCTCGGCGCCGGCTCCAAGGCCGGCCTGGTGCCGTTGCATGTCTGGCTGCCGCTCGCCCATCCCGCGGCTCCGAGCCACGTATCTGCGCTGATGAGCGGCGTCATGACCAAAGTCGCGATCTACGGCTTCATTCGCGTCATGTTCGATTTGCTGGGACAACCGGGCTGGCCGGCCGGCGCGGTCGTGCTGTTCCTCGGCAGCATCACCGCCGTCATGGGAATTCTTTACGCCATGATGGAGAAGGACCTGAAGCGCCTCCTGGCCTACAGCACGATCGAGAATATCGGCATCGTGTTCGTCAGCCTCGGCCTCGCCATGGCATTCCAGGCCAACGGACTGAAGGCGGCGGCCGCGCTCGCCTTCACGGCGGCGTTGCTTCACGCACTCAATCACTCCTTCTTCAAGAGCTTGCTGTTCTTCGGCGCTGGCGCCGTTCTGAACGCGACCGGCGAGCGCAATATGGACAAGCTTGGCGGCCTCATCCACCGCATGCCGTTTACGAGCTTCGCCGTTCTCGTCGGCTGCGTCGCGATCTCCGCGCTGCCGCCGTTCAACGGATTCGTGTCGGAGTGGCTGATTTTCCAGGCAGTGTTGCAAAGTCCGGAACTGCCGCAGTGGACGCTCAAGATCATGGTGCCCGCGGTCGGCGCGATGCTCGCTCTCGCTGCCGCACTGGCCGCGGCCTGTTTCGTCAAGACCTATGGCGTGACGTTCCTCGGCCGGCCGCGGAGTACGGCGGCCGAGGAGGCGCATGAAGTCGATCGCTTCTCGCTGGTGGCCATGTTCATCCTTGCCGCGCTCTGCCTGCTGGCCGGAATCCTGCCGGGGCTGGCGATCGACGCCCTTGCGCCGGTCGCGACGCAGATTCTCGGTGGCCGCATGCCGGCCCAGGCCGTTCAGCCCTGGCTCTCGATCGTGCCGATTGCGGAGAGCCGCAGCTCCTACAATGGATTGCTGGTGATGGTGTTCATCACGGCGTCCTCATCACTTGCCGTCTACGTTATTCATCGCTTCGCTTCGCACGCCCTTCGGCGGGGACCGGCCTGGGGATGCGGCTTCACCGACGCGACGCCCGCCGCGCAATATTCAAGCGTGAGCTTTGCGCAACCGATCCGCCGCGTGTTCGGCACACTGGTGTTCCACGCCCGCGATCACGTCACGATGCCGCCACCGGGTGACCTCCGGCCGGCGCGGCTCAGGATCGAATTGCACGACCTGGTATGGAGCAGAATGTATGCACCGATTGCGGATGCCGTCGGCTTCTTGTCGATGCGGCTCAATCGTCTGCAATTCCTGACCATCCGGCGATATCTCAGCCTGGTCTTTGCCACCCTCGTCACGCTGCTGCTGGTGCTTGCGATATGGACGTGA
- a CDS encoding LLM class flavin-dependent oxidoreductase: MPARIIGMIGTQQEGVAVHLIKGQISRQWVIDFARLHEQWNYDSVLVGYYASAAEGFAIALYAADHTERIKFLIAHRPGSVAPALAARQVATFDQLTQGRMALHIIAGTSDADQASEGDFLGKNDRYRRAGEYLEVMQKLWTSDSPIDHKGEFYRVEGGFSDIKPHQQPYPPLFFGGSSGGALEMGAKHCDMFAIFGEPLKETRERVQDFRRRAAAFGRSVGFNMSLRPIMADTEGAAWDKANALLADVERKTGAAPQPTNHSAERLLGYAARGDVHDERLWMGIARATGAPGNTSCLVGTPEQIAAAVLEYYRLGIHSFLLRGFENPHDTMGIGRDLIPLIKQGALAIDRQAEAAE, from the coding sequence ATGCCAGCAAGAATCATCGGAATGATCGGCACCCAGCAGGAGGGCGTCGCGGTTCACCTGATCAAGGGACAGATATCGCGGCAATGGGTGATCGACTTCGCCCGTCTGCATGAGCAGTGGAACTATGATTCCGTGCTGGTTGGATATTATGCCTCGGCCGCCGAAGGTTTTGCGATTGCGCTCTACGCGGCCGATCACACCGAACGGATCAAGTTCCTGATCGCGCACCGGCCGGGCTCGGTGGCGCCGGCGCTGGCGGCGCGGCAGGTCGCAACCTTTGACCAGCTCACGCAGGGGCGGATGGCGTTGCACATCATCGCCGGCACCAGCGACGCGGACCAGGCCAGCGAAGGCGACTTCCTGGGGAAAAACGACCGCTACCGCCGCGCCGGCGAATATCTCGAAGTGATGCAAAAGCTCTGGACCAGCGACAGCCCGATCGACCACAAGGGCGAGTTCTACCGCGTCGAGGGCGGGTTCTCCGACATCAAGCCCCATCAGCAGCCCTATCCGCCCCTCTTCTTCGGCGGTTCATCCGGAGGCGCGCTGGAAATGGGCGCCAAACATTGCGACATGTTCGCGATCTTCGGCGAGCCGCTGAAGGAGACGCGCGAGCGGGTGCAGGATTTCCGCCGGCGCGCCGCCGCCTTCGGGCGCAGCGTCGGCTTCAACATGTCGCTGCGGCCGATCATGGCGGATACCGAAGGCGCGGCATGGGACAAGGCGAACGCGCTCCTGGCGGATGTCGAGCGCAAGACCGGCGCGGCGCCGCAGCCGACCAACCATTCCGCCGAACGCCTGCTCGGCTACGCCGCGCGCGGCGACGTGCATGACGAGCGGCTATGGATGGGCATTGCGCGCGCCACCGGGGCGCCGGGCAACACGTCCTGCCTGGTCGGAACGCCTGAGCAGATCGCCGCGGCGGTGCTGGAGTATTACCGGCTCGGCATTCATTCCTTCCTGCTGCGCGGTTTCGAGAATCCGCACGACACGATGGGGATCGGTCGCGACTTGATTCCGCTCATCAAACAAGGTGCGCTGGCGATCGACCGGCAGGCGGAAGCGGCCGAATAG
- a CDS encoding NADPH:quinone oxidoreductase family protein, producing MKAVVVDNYNSIDGISIREIDMPGLAVGEVRVRIGAAAVGFVDGLKVQGLYQTKDPLPFVPGTEFAGTVEAVADNVNAFKPGMPVIGMTRSGALAEYISVPSAALKHLPPQVPFEAGASFQANYLTGLYALEARASLQAGEILLVLGAAGGVGIAAVQIGKLMGARVIAAASTPEKRDFAVSFGADQTIDYTKANWRDTLKELAGGHGPDVIYDPVGGEVSLQAFRSIAWRGRHLVVGFASGTIPALAFNLPLLKGGALLGVDLAQIQKREPETHTRLMAQLFDWLASGKLQPVVGKIVPFENFREAFKTMQSRSALGKMIIKLG from the coding sequence ATGAAGGCCGTCGTTGTCGACAACTACAATTCGATCGACGGTATTTCGATCAGGGAGATCGATATGCCCGGCCTCGCCGTGGGCGAAGTCCGCGTCAGGATCGGCGCCGCGGCGGTCGGCTTCGTCGATGGCTTGAAGGTGCAGGGTCTTTACCAGACCAAGGACCCACTGCCGTTCGTGCCGGGGACGGAGTTTGCCGGAACGGTCGAGGCCGTCGCCGACAATGTCAACGCCTTCAAGCCGGGCATGCCCGTGATCGGCATGACCCGTTCCGGCGCGCTCGCCGAATATATCTCGGTGCCGTCTGCCGCGCTCAAGCACCTGCCGCCGCAGGTGCCTTTCGAGGCCGGCGCGTCGTTTCAGGCCAATTACCTGACCGGGCTATACGCGCTGGAGGCCCGCGCCTCGCTTCAGGCCGGCGAGATTTTGCTGGTGCTGGGCGCGGCCGGCGGCGTCGGCATTGCCGCCGTTCAGATCGGCAAGCTGATGGGCGCGCGGGTGATCGCCGCCGCCTCGACGCCGGAAAAGCGCGACTTCGCGGTTAGCTTCGGCGCCGATCAGACCATCGACTACACCAAGGCAAACTGGCGCGACACGCTGAAGGAACTGGCCGGCGGCCATGGGCCTGACGTCATCTACGATCCGGTCGGCGGCGAAGTATCGCTGCAGGCGTTTCGCTCGATTGCCTGGCGCGGACGGCATCTCGTGGTCGGGTTCGCCTCGGGCACTATTCCCGCGCTGGCGTTCAACCTGCCGCTGCTCAAGGGCGGCGCCCTGCTCGGCGTCGATCTGGCGCAAATCCAGAAGCGCGAGCCGGAGACGCACACGCGCCTGATGGCGCAATTGTTCGACTGGCTGGCATCGGGCAAATTGCAGCCCGTGGTCGGCAAGATCGTGCCGTTCGAGAATTTCCGCGAGGCATTCAAGACCATGCAGTCGCGATCGGCGCTGGGCAAGATGATCATCAAATTAGGCTGA
- a CDS encoding helix-turn-helix domain-containing protein, with protein MITAAQLRAARVLLGIDQRRLAELSGLSVPTIQRMEASETMVRGNVDSLVKLITALDDAGIELIDDGATSDGGGRGVRLKAGSGDRAEDKSLSGARTRK; from the coding sequence ATGATCACTGCAGCTCAATTGCGGGCTGCCAGGGTGCTTCTCGGCATCGATCAGCGCCGGCTCGCGGAACTATCGGGGCTTTCGGTGCCGACCATCCAACGCATGGAAGCGAGTGAGACCATGGTTCGGGGCAACGTCGATTCGCTGGTGAAGCTGATCACCGCGCTTGACGATGCCGGCATCGAATTGATCGACGATGGGGCGACCAGCGACGGCGGCGGGCGCGGCGTGCGGCTGAAGGCCGGTTCCGGAGATCGCGCGGAAGACAAGAGTTTGAGCGGAGCGAGGACGCGTAAGTAA
- a CDS encoding allantoate amidohydrolase, whose translation MLGDELVSRINQLGAISEAGDNLTRIFLSPEHRTAADLILSWMRDAGMAAHLDAIGNVCGRYEGDRPGLSCLMLGSHYDTVRDAGKWDGPLGVITAIACVADLNRRGVRLPFAIEVVGFADEEGVRFTSTLLGSRAIAGTFEESVLDTRDATGLTMREAMVQFGLDPGRIGAAARKRSELHAYAELHIEQGPVLEQQNLPVGAVTAISGATRLAAHLSGMAGHAGTVPMALRRDALAGAAECIVAVEQFCKADSTGLVGTVGVINAMPGATNVIPGRVSFALDIRAPADRHRKQAVAEIVRQIEAITKRRELSLQIDVTHENRTVPCAPWLKAQMAEAVAAEGFGAFELPSGAGHDGMAMIDISDVAMLFVRCRGGISHNPAEHVEPADADAGARVLLRFVENFRPKV comes from the coding sequence ATGCTCGGCGATGAACTCGTAAGCCGCATCAATCAGCTTGGGGCGATTTCGGAGGCCGGCGATAATCTGACGCGGATATTCCTTTCGCCCGAACATCGCACCGCGGCCGATCTCATCCTGTCGTGGATGCGGGATGCCGGCATGGCGGCCCATCTCGACGCCATCGGCAATGTCTGCGGCCGCTACGAAGGTGACCGCCCCGGGCTGTCGTGCCTGATGCTGGGCTCGCATTACGACACCGTGCGCGATGCCGGCAAATGGGACGGGCCACTCGGGGTGATCACTGCGATTGCCTGCGTGGCCGATCTGAACCGACGCGGTGTGCGGCTGCCGTTCGCGATCGAAGTCGTCGGTTTTGCCGATGAGGAGGGCGTGCGGTTTACCTCCACGCTGCTCGGCAGCCGGGCCATCGCCGGAACGTTTGAGGAGAGCGTTCTCGACACGCGCGATGCAACCGGCCTCACCATGCGCGAGGCGATGGTGCAATTCGGCCTTGACCCCGGCCGTATCGGCGCCGCGGCACGGAAGCGGAGCGAATTGCATGCCTATGCCGAATTGCACATCGAGCAGGGACCGGTGCTCGAGCAACAGAACCTTCCGGTAGGCGCGGTGACGGCGATCTCCGGCGCCACGCGGCTAGCGGCGCACCTCTCCGGCATGGCGGGCCATGCCGGCACGGTGCCGATGGCGCTGCGGCGCGACGCGCTGGCCGGCGCGGCCGAATGCATCGTTGCGGTCGAGCAGTTCTGCAAGGCGGATAGCACAGGTCTCGTCGGTACCGTCGGTGTCATCAATGCGATGCCGGGCGCCACCAACGTGATCCCCGGTCGCGTCTCCTTCGCCCTCGACATCCGCGCCCCGGCGGATCGACACCGCAAGCAGGCCGTCGCCGAGATCGTGCGGCAGATCGAGGCCATCACAAAGCGCCGTGAACTGTCGCTGCAGATCGATGTCACCCACGAAAACCGCACCGTTCCCTGTGCGCCCTGGCTGAAAGCGCAAATGGCGGAAGCGGTTGCGGCCGAAGGTTTCGGCGCGTTCGAACTGCCGAGCGGGGCGGGGCATGACGGCATGGCGATGATCGATATATCAGATGTCGCCATGCTCTTCGTGCGCTGCCGCGGCGGCATCAGCCATAACCCGGCCGAGCATGTCGAACCCGCCGACGCCGATGCGGGCGCGCGGGTATTGCTGCGGTTCGTTGAGAATTTTAGGCCAAAGGTATAA
- a CDS encoding DUF3830 family protein — MSQLIVRAGEFTFEARFEEQLAPKTVAAFRKAMPFESQAIHVRWSGEGVWMPLGDLDFGVSYENHTSYPAPGQIILYPGGISETEILLAYGGVHFASKMGQLAGNHFISLTSGLENLTAFGKTVLWKGAQKIRFEEV, encoded by the coding sequence ATGAGCCAACTGATTGTCCGCGCCGGTGAATTCACCTTCGAGGCTCGTTTCGAGGAGCAGCTGGCACCGAAGACGGTCGCCGCCTTCCGCAAGGCGATGCCGTTCGAGAGCCAGGCGATCCATGTCCGCTGGAGCGGCGAGGGGGTCTGGATGCCGCTCGGCGATCTTGATTTCGGCGTCTCCTACGAGAACCACACCAGCTATCCCGCGCCCGGCCAGATCATTCTCTATCCCGGCGGCATCAGCGAGACCGAAATCCTGCTGGCCTATGGCGGCGTGCATTTCGCCAGCAAGATGGGCCAGCTCGCCGGCAACCACTTCATCAGCCTGACCTCAGGGCTGGAAAACCTGACCGCGTTCGGCAAGACCGTGCTGTGGAAGGGCGCGCAGAAAATCCGCTTCGAGGAAGTCTGA
- a CDS encoding pyridoxamine 5'-phosphate oxidase family protein, producing the protein MWQRPFYHEGLSELQDRFDGRRVAEAIERHRKHYEFWDDEREMIETSPFFFIGTSWNDYVDCSVKSGDPGFVKVAGPNIIEYPEYDGNSMYRTLGNISRNPNVGLLFVRFDGKSRRMRINGRASILDDAEAKGRHFGAKVVVRIECEIYPNCPRYVPDLAGATSSPYVPREGQGTPPSPEWKQRDYIRDILPAGDPHAAAVKADEGPA; encoded by the coding sequence ATGTGGCAGCGGCCATTTTACCACGAGGGCTTGAGCGAACTGCAGGACCGGTTCGATGGACGGCGCGTCGCGGAAGCAATCGAGCGGCACCGCAAGCATTACGAATTCTGGGATGACGAGAGGGAGATGATTGAGACGTCGCCGTTCTTCTTTATCGGCACGTCCTGGAACGATTATGTCGACTGCAGCGTCAAGTCCGGCGATCCCGGCTTTGTGAAGGTCGCCGGTCCGAACATTATCGAGTACCCTGAATATGACGGCAACTCGATGTACCGCACGCTCGGCAACATCTCGCGAAATCCGAATGTTGGCCTCTTGTTCGTGCGTTTCGACGGCAAGAGCAGAAGGATGCGGATCAACGGCCGCGCCTCGATCCTTGATGACGCCGAGGCGAAGGGCCGGCATTTCGGAGCGAAAGTGGTGGTGCGGATCGAGTGCGAAATCTATCCGAACTGTCCACGCTATGTACCCGATCTGGCCGGAGCCACATCGTCGCCTTACGTTCCCCGCGAAGGGCAGGGCACTCCGCCGTCGCCGGAATGGAAGCAGCGCGATTACATCAGGGACATTCTGCCCGCGGGCGATCCGCATGCGGCGGCTGTCAAGGCGGATGAGGGGCCGGCTTAA
- the puuE gene encoding allantoinase PuuE yields the protein MAAPVYPRDFRGYGRNPPDPRWPGNARVAVQFVVNFEEGGENNILDGDRASEAFLSDVLGAQPWPGQRHANIESMFEYGSRAGFWRLWRAFTKRNLPTTVFGVAKALKRNPDIVAAMKEAGWDIASHSLRWIEHKDMSESEERTEIAAAIRVHTEATGARPLGWYTGRSSINTLRLLMEAGGLLYLCDSYADDLPYWIKSRGSKPHLVIPYTLDANDMRFVNAQGFGGGDEFFTYLKDSFDVLYAEGETAPKMMSVGLHCRVVGRPGRAAALMRFLDYIGKHERVWVPTRLQIAQHWHANLAHLADDAFDIG from the coding sequence ATGGCCGCGCCGGTCTACCCGCGCGACTTCCGCGGCTACGGTCGCAACCCGCCCGATCCGAGGTGGCCCGGCAACGCGCGCGTTGCTGTCCAGTTCGTGGTCAATTTCGAGGAGGGCGGCGAGAACAATATTCTCGACGGCGATCGCGCCTCGGAAGCCTTTTTGTCCGACGTGCTGGGTGCGCAGCCCTGGCCCGGACAGCGTCACGCCAACATCGAGTCGATGTTCGAATATGGCTCGCGTGCCGGCTTCTGGCGGCTGTGGCGGGCGTTCACCAAACGCAATCTGCCGACCACCGTGTTCGGCGTCGCCAAGGCGCTGAAGCGAAATCCGGACATTGTCGCCGCCATGAAGGAGGCGGGCTGGGATATCGCCAGCCATAGCCTTAGGTGGATCGAGCACAAGGACATGTCGGAGAGCGAGGAGCGGACCGAGATCGCCGCTGCAATCCGCGTCCACACCGAGGCGACCGGCGCGCGCCCGCTGGGCTGGTACACCGGCCGCTCCTCGATCAACACCTTAAGGCTTCTGATGGAAGCCGGCGGCCTGCTTTACCTCTGCGACTCCTATGCCGACGACCTGCCGTACTGGATCAAGTCGCGCGGCTCGAAGCCGCATCTGGTCATTCCCTATACGCTCGATGCCAACGATATGCGCTTTGTCAACGCGCAGGGCTTTGGCGGCGGCGACGAATTCTTCACCTACCTCAAGGACAGCTTTGACGTTCTTTATGCGGAAGGCGAAACCGCGCCGAAGATGATGTCGGTCGGCCTGCACTGCCGCGTCGTCGGCCGCCCTGGCCGCGCGGCGGCGCTGATGCGGTTTCTCGACTATATCGGAAAGCACGAGCGCGTCTGGGTGCCGACGCGACTGCAGATCGCGCAGCACTGGCACGCCAATCTGGCCCATCTTGCCGACGACGCTTTCGATATTGGATGA